Proteins encoded by one window of Lycium barbarum isolate Lr01 chromosome 11, ASM1917538v2, whole genome shotgun sequence:
- the LOC132619879 gene encoding uncharacterized protein LOC132619879: protein MEHLSRTRSDHASLLLSAGEQVQPFHKHFKFLKFWLEQDSFMQVVEDFWKTDYLGDPFVTFKLKMKKVKSALSNWSKETFIDLFKQLTIREGIAKIKEQLFEEFHSEGNKMWQSEGDRNIIYLHSLVKGRRKRLHLSRIQNVEGEWKEDDDQIAGAAIHFYRSQFTEEETSQDCRLLDVIAPKVTQEQNSLLSAMPTLEEVKNYVFPILGDSACGPDGFSSIFYQKCWNIVGADVYNVVIAFYEGRNIIENVLLTQELVADIRKRGKPANVIVKLDMAKAYNRVSWRFLIQVMRTMGFADMYVVMIWRLIANNWYSILINGQSIGFFHSTRRVKQGDPLSRALFIMTAEVLSTSLNSLFGNNMFRGYGMPKWSAQLNHLSYADDTIIFAYADKESLQMIMGVLQGYEKGSGQKINTDKSAYYMHEKVANDLSQDVHQISGFNRGEFPFTYLGCPIFHVMRQKLFYKDMLKKVRDKLQAWKGKLLLFGRKSVLITSVLQSIPIYLLSAMVPPKCVIKELHKLFNRFFWQTKEDGRSKHWSEWEKMCFPKQEGGVCFRSLFDISKALFAKLWWGFRTNNTLWACFMWNKYCKRFRPTVVQWKGGGSQTWKMTKLGALSNYLPSQYQLHQSIDEVEELMTEGQWNYNMLQRLFPNDIVEHIRQELGHIVRSDDKDKSWWMETSSGKFTVKSAWELLRQKATFSSHYEKLWIKRSALQGVIFLMENLVQEEIMDYLFISSPLASKIWKYFVVAVGIITILVQKSFNSGIVRKFQLKVEDSLIWTKHKFQTS, encoded by the exons ATGGAGCATTTGTCTAGAACTAGATCAGATCATGCATCTCTATTGTTATCAGCTGGTGAACAGGTTCAACCATTTCATAAGCATTTCAAATTTTTAAAGTTCTGGTTGGAGCAAGACTCATTTATGCAAGTAGTGGAAGATTTTTGGAAAACAGATTACTTGGGCGATCCTTTTGTCACTTTTAAGTTGAAAATGAAGAAGGTTAAATCAGCTTTATCTAATTGGAGCAAGGAAACATTTATAGATTTATTCAAACAGTTAACAATAAGGGAAGGTATTGCTAAGATAAAGGAGCAATTGTTTGAGGAATTCCATTCAGAAGGGAACAAAATG TGGCAATCAGAAGGtgatagaaacatcatatacttacATAGTTTGGTGAAGGGGAGAAGAAAAAGATTACATCTATCAAGAATTCAAAATGTAGAAGGAGAATGGAAAGAAGATGATGATCAAATTGCAGGAGCAGCTATTCACTTTTACCGAAGTCAATTCACGGAAGAAGAGACTTCTCAAGATTGTAGATTATTAGATGTGATTGCTCCTAAAGTAACTCAAGAGCAGAATTCTTTGCTAAGTGCTATGCCAACCTTGGAAGAAGTGAAAAATTATGTTTTTCCAATATTAGGTGACAGTGCTTGTGGACCTGATGGTTTTTCAAGCAtcttttatcagaagtgttggaATATTGTAGGAGCAGATGTGTATAATGTAGTGATAGCTTTCTATGAGG GGAGAAACATAATTGAGAATGTGTTACTTACTCAAGAGTTGGTGGCTGATATTAGAAAGAGGGGGAAACCAGCTAATGTGATCGTCAAGTTGGACATGGCAAAGGCATATAACAGAGTTTCTTGGAGATTTCTTATTCAGGTCATGAGGACAATGGGATTTGCAGATATGTATGTAGTTATGATTTGGAGGTTGAtagcaaataattggtattccataCTAATTAATGGTCAATCAATTGGATTTTTTCATTCTACAAGACGAGTTAAGCAAGGTGATCCCCTATCTCGAGCTTTGTTCATCATGACAGCTGAAGTCTTATCTACTTCTCTGAACTCATTGTTTGGAAATAACATGTTTAGAGggtatgggatgccaaagtggagtgcacAGCTGAATCATCTGTCTTATGCTGATGATACCATAATTTTTGCTTATGCTGACAAagaatctttacaaatgatcatgGGGGTTTTGCAAGGTTATGAGAAGGGTTCAGGACAGAAAATTAATACTGACAAGAGTGCTTATTATATGCATGAAAAAGTGGCTAATGACTTGAGCCAGGATGTACATCAGATATCTGGTTTTAATAGGGGTGAATTTCCTTTTACCTACTTGGGATGTCCTATCTTTCATGTAATGAGACAAAAGTTGTTCTATAAAGATATGTTGAAGAAAGTTAGGGATAAATTACAAGCTTGGAAAGGAAAATTACTATTATTTGGTCGAAAATCAGTTTTGATCACTAGTGTATTACAAAGTATTCCTATATACTTGTTATCAGCAATGGTCCCACCAAAATGTGTCATCAAAGAATTGCACAAGTTATTTAACCGATTTTTTTGGCAAACAAAGGAGGATGGCAGAAGTAAACACTGGTCAGAATGGGAGAAGATGTGCTTTCCAAAGCAAGAAGGTGGAGTTTGCTTCAGATCTTTGTTTGACATCTCCAAAGCTTTATTTGCTAAACTCTGGTGGGGGTTTAGAACAAATAACACTTTATGGGCATGTTTTATGTGGAATAAGTATTGCAAGAGGTTTAGACCTACTGTGGTTCAATGGAAAGGTGGAGGATCACAGACTTGGAAAATG ACTAAGCTAGGGGCTTTGAGTAATTATTTACCATCTCAATATCAATTACATCAATCTATTGATGAAGTTGAGGAATTGATGACTGAAGGACAATGGAATTATAATATGCTACAGCGGTTATTTCCAAATGACATTGTGGAGCACATCAGACAGGAGTTAGGTCATATTGTGAGATCAGATGATAAAGACAAATCCTGGTGGATGGAAACAAGTTCTGGGAAATTTACTGTTAAAAGTGCATGGGAGCTTCTCAGACAAAAAGCAACATTTTCCTCTCATTATGAGAAACTCTGGATAAAAAGGAGTGCCTTACAAGGTGTCATTTTTCTTATGGAGAATCTG GTTCAGGAAGAAATAATGGATTATCTATTCATATCAAGCCCATTGGCTAGCAAGATATGGAAATACTTTGTAGTTGCAGTAGGTATTATAACTATATTG GTACAGAAGTCATTCAATTCAGGCATTGTCAGGAAGTTCCAACTCAAAGTGGAAGATTCATTAATCTGGACAAAGCACAAGTTCCAAACCTCATAA